The nucleotide window ATTATTTGTTTTGAAAGAATAAAATCCATTAAATCATTTCTTATTTGGAGTGCAATTCCATAATTTTTTCCAAAAGTTTCAATAGCCGAAAATGTATTATCATCAACAGTATTTACATACATTCCTAAAAGTAAACAATTTTTAATAAATGCTCCTGTAATTAAATATGATCTTTTAATATATTCTTCTTCTGTTATTTTTTTATTGTTTATATCTAAATCTAAGTATTGACCAATATAAATAGTTTTATGTGTTTCAACAAATAATTTTAATATTTGTTTTAATTTATTTTCTGGGATTGTAACAGAATGTAAATTTTCTTCTGCAATTTCTCTCAAAAGCATTCCTGTAATTACTGCATTTGCTTCACCATATTTCTCATGAACTGCTTTTTTTCCTTGTCTCAAAGGACAATTATCAAAAATATCATCTATTACATACGTAGACATATTCAAAAGTTCAACTGCTGCCATAATTGGAAGTATATCTAAATAATCTTTTCCGCCTGTAATTTCATAACCTAATCTAACTAAAAAAGGTCTTAAAGTTGGTTGTGAGTTAGAAATACGTAATCTGGGAAGATAAGAAGCAATCTGATATAGTGAAGAATTTTCTTCTTTTAAAGGTTCTAAATAATGAAAAATAGATGAATTAACACTAATTGCAGTTTTTTTCATCTCTTCCATTGCTAAATTTTTTGTGTTCATGTTAATAATTATGAATAAACATGTATTTTAAATGTTTTATTATTTTTTTTAATAAAAAGGTAATATTTATTAATATTTCTACCCCTAATATTAAAATATGGATAATAAATATCTCTTAAAAGAGTTGGATTTGAAAGATAGAAAGATTCTTTATCAATTAGATTTGAATGCAAGAGAAAGTATCGCTAAAATTGGCAAAAAAGTTGGTTTGTCAAAAGAAGTTGTCAAATATAGAATACAAAAACTTGAAGAAAAAGGGATTATCAAACAATATACAACATTAATTGATGTAGGTAAACTTGGATTATCTTCTTTTAGAATTATGTTAAAATTTAAAGAAACGACTCCTGCAAAAGAAGAGGAAATAATAAAATATCTAAAAAATATTCAAAATATATTATGGATTGGAAATATACAGGGAAATTGGGGTTTAAGTATTTGGATATGTGTTAAAAAAATATCTGATTTTGAGTTATTTTGGGATAAATTTAATAGTATTTATAGTTCAAATATTGAAAAACAAAAATTATCTATATTCACAAATGTAATATATTTTCATAGAGAATATTTAATAGATCAAGGAGAAGAAATTAAAAAAAGAAAAGGAGAAACATTTATTTCTATTCCAAATAAGATAGAATTAACTGATTTAGATTTAAAAATTCTCAAATTAATAAGTAATAATGCAAGAATGTCAACAATACAAATAGCAAGAGAACTAAAATCAAATGTAAAAACTATTAGAAAACATTTAAAAACACTAAGAAAAAAACAAGTAATTATTGGATATAGAACACTTTTTAATTTAAAAAAAATTGGTTTAATACATTATAAAATAAATATTATATTATCAGAAATACCAAAAATACAAAAAAAGCAAATTGAAAACTATGTAAATCATCACCCCAATTCAATTTATAAGAATAAAATTTTAAGCGGATGGGATATTGAATTTGAGATTGAAGTAAACAGCGAAGAAGAACTTAAAAAAATAATTTATAATATGAAAGAAAAATTTGGGGAATATATTTATACATATGAAATTACAAAATTCTTAGATGAATACAAATACGTTTATTTTCCTACTTCAATTTAATTTTAACCAAAAATCCTTTTCCAGAAACCTTGGTCCTGCATAGTATCTTTTGAAAATAAATCTTTAAGCGCCTTTTTCTGCGCGCCGTCTAAATTAATTGGTGTATGAACAATTACGCGCACTATTAAGTCGCCATTTCCTCTGCCTCTTATGCGCGGCATACCTTCTCCTTTAAGAATAAATGTTTCATGTGTTTGTGTTCCAGCAGGTATTTTTAATTTTTGTTTTCCATTTAATAAGGTAGGTATTTCAATTTCATCTCCTATTGCTGCTTGACCAAATGAGATAGGTATTTCTAAAATTAAATCATTTTCATCTCTTTTAAATAATTCATGAGGTTTTACACGAATATGTAAATATAAAT belongs to Candidatus Micrarchaeia archaeon and includes:
- a CDS encoding polyprenyl synthetase family protein; protein product: MNTKNLAMEEMKKTAISVNSSIFHYLEPLKEENSSLYQIASYLPRLRISNSQPTLRPFLVRLGYEITGGKDYLDILPIMAAVELLNMSTYVIDDIFDNCPLRQGKKAVHEKYGEANAVITGMLLREIAEENLHSVTIPENKLKQILKLFVETHKTIYIGQYLDLDINNKKITEEEYIKRSYLITGAFIKNCLLLGMYVNTVDDNTFSAIETFGKNYGIALQIRNDLMDFILSKQIIYKDKIPSSSLKGVSHVDVKEGKPVLPIIHALESSSKFEEQIIKKVLGNQKATPSDLLELNKILKNLGSFEYTIKKVDEYRKKAINALFSVSDSKTKTILLGLTQLIDNIYSWKFTF
- a CDS encoding winged helix-turn-helix transcriptional regulator, which encodes MDNKYLLKELDLKDRKILYQLDLNARESIAKIGKKVGLSKEVVKYRIQKLEEKGIIKQYTTLIDVGKLGLSSFRIMLKFKETTPAKEEEIIKYLKNIQNILWIGNIQGNWGLSIWICVKKISDFELFWDKFNSIYSSNIEKQKLSIFTNVIYFHREYLIDQGEEIKKRKGETFISIPNKIELTDLDLKILKLISNNARMSTIQIARELKSNVKTIRKHLKTLRKKQVIIGYRTLFNLKKIGLIHYKINIILSEIPKIQKKQIENYVNHHPNSIYKNKILSGWDIEFEIEVNSEEELKKIIYNMKEKFGEYIYTYEITKFLDEYKYVYFPTSI